In Dermacentor variabilis isolate Ectoservices chromosome 7, ASM5094787v1, whole genome shotgun sequence, a genomic segment contains:
- the LOC142588898 gene encoding uncharacterized protein LOC142588898, producing MFSDDTRSFYRFFELDSRDFTDDFNDDFNDDFNDDFNDDFHDDFSDSGGVVSDVTNTGWSVKSHQSRRDFEKVIGNPQVVDDGDSLKVLNVIRETLNQQSMAVGVVAGVDLSRKLWLTPRVPKDILFLFGGWTVGATNNMLTYNCRAAKWRVMGNQYTSPRAYHGAAVINQCIYFVGGFNGRECYHSVVCFEVPLAKWSARANMAYARCYVSVAVLQLIV from the exons ATGTTTTCTGACGACACAAGgagcttttacagatttttcGAACTAGACAGCCGCGATTTCACCGACGATTTCAACGACGATTTCAACGACGATTTCAACGACGATTTCAACGACGATTTCCAcgacgatttcagcgacagtggcggtgtagtctctgacgtaaCCAACACAGGCTGGTCAGTAAAAAGTCATCAGTCGAGAAG AGACTTCGAGAAAGTCATCGGCAACCCACAAGTCGTGGATGACGGAGACAGCCTGAAAGTGCTGAACGTGATCCGCGAG ACGCTCAACCAGCAGTCCATGGCGGTTGGCGTAGTGGCCGGCGTTGACCTGTCCCGGAAGCTGTGGCTGACGCCTCGCGTGCCCAAGGACATCCTGTTTCTCTTCGGCGGCTGGACAGTGGGGGCCACCAACAACATGCTCACGTACAACTGCCGGGCGGCCAAGTGGCGCGTGATGGGGAATCAGTACACCTCGCCCAG GGCGTACCATGGAGCGGCGGTGATCAACCAGTGTATCTACTTCGTGGGCGGCTTCAACGGCCGCGAGTGCTACcactcggtcgtctgcttcgagGTGCCTCTCGCAAAATGGAGCGCCAGGGCTAATATGGCGTACGCACGCTGCTACGTCAGCGTCGCTGTTCTCCAG CTTATTGTGTAG